One window of Sphingobacteriales bacterium genomic DNA carries:
- a CDS encoding T9SS type A sorting domain-containing protein: MKKILLFVLLAAGVTFFQSSGLFAQCGDRYLLPIFSNVTVVNNVQYGSNVTVEGTTKILQFDFYEPQGDDFEMRPLIILAHGGTFVAGDENSPDIVYLCQELAKRGYACASINYRLLPYATAIASLFNGQIQSVFFDEVAKAVTDMRAAIRYFRQDAATTNAYRIDPNQIFIGGASAGAITAVHAAYLTSETDFDGYTLTGGLTPMDHINNNGGFEGNSGNPGYSSSVIGLINLCGAIGSINFMQAGETPVVSLHGTTDSVVPYGTGSANAFGVPVITVDGSQVMHQRADLLNIPNALLSFPGEDHMAHDSQTNRPASLAFITEFLYDLVDCSSQSVGIEQNTTQQLQPDIVLYPNPASSNTEVTLSFSNFDAPNVTVQLFSLLGQKVLEFTAPSNTFVSLNLSKLSAGMYQVMVSDGVKMSVKKLSIVK; encoded by the coding sequence ATGAAAAAAATCTTACTTTTTGTTTTGTTGGCTGCCGGAGTTACTTTCTTTCAATCATCCGGCCTTTTCGCCCAATGTGGCGACCGATACCTTTTGCCCATTTTCAGCAATGTAACGGTTGTTAATAATGTTCAGTACGGCAGCAATGTAACTGTTGAAGGAACAACTAAAATTTTGCAGTTCGACTTTTACGAACCTCAGGGGGATGATTTTGAAATGCGCCCCCTGATAATTCTGGCACATGGAGGCACATTTGTTGCCGGAGATGAAAACAGCCCCGACATCGTTTACCTGTGTCAGGAACTTGCAAAAAGAGGTTATGCCTGTGCTTCTATCAATTACCGGCTTCTGCCCTATGCGACGGCCATTGCTTCTTTGTTTAACGGTCAAATCCAATCAGTCTTTTTTGACGAAGTCGCTAAAGCCGTAACCGACATGCGTGCTGCTATCCGATATTTCCGTCAGGATGCTGCTACCACTAATGCGTATCGCATTGACCCCAATCAGATTTTTATCGGCGGTGCATCAGCCGGAGCAATAACCGCAGTTCATGCCGCCTATCTGACATCTGAAACAGATTTTGACGGTTATACCTTAACCGGAGGATTGACCCCTATGGATCATATCAACAACAATGGTGGATTTGAGGGCAACAGCGGAAATCCCGGCTATTCTTCATCGGTCATCGGATTGATAAACCTTTGCGGAGCAATCGGCAGTATCAATTTTATGCAGGCAGGTGAAACTCCAGTGGTCAGCCTTCACGGTACAACCGACAGCGTTGTGCCTTATGGAACAGGTAGCGCCAATGCCTTTGGAGTACCGGTAATTACGGTTGACGGAAGTCAGGTTATGCACCAACGCGCCGACCTGCTCAATATACCCAACGCCCTGTTAAGTTTTCCCGGCGAAGATCACATGGCGCACGACAGCCAGACAAACCGCCCTGCTTCATTGGCTTTTATCACCGAATTTTTGTATGACCTTGTTGATTGTTCGTCTCAATCGGTTGGAATAGAACAAAATACAACACAACAACTTCAACCCGACATTGTGCTATATCCTAACCCGGCAAGCAGCAATACCGAAGTAACGTTATCCTTTAGCAATTTTGATGCTCCCAATGTTACTGTCCAGTTGTTTTCCCTTTTAGGACAAAAAGTTTTAGAGTTTACAGCCCCCTCTAATACCTTTGTTTCCTTGAACCTCTCTAAGCTTTCTGCAGGAATGTATCAGGTTATGGTTTCAGATGGAGTTAAAATGTCTGTTAAAAAACTCAGCATCGTTAAATAA
- a CDS encoding c-type cytochrome gives MKTFLSILKWTGIVLGSLILLLVIAVYLKFPPKLDAPYPDITASTDSSVIAHGKYLVHGPAHCVTCHSTNNRNDLGKLGENVFAFPLSGGLDFNMPGAKIYSKNLTPDKETGIGRYNDREVARMIRHGVNAKNEIMFPFMSFGNVSDEDLTAIISYLRSLEPVKNEIPDSELNFIMKGLMAFLIEPYGPKGEVAKSVKRDTTIEYGSYLANSIAACYDCHTNFDMMTGKFIGKPFSGGAKTPSVNEDPNVWVMSPNLTPDPKTGKITQWPQSQFVSRMKAGRLVKESIMPWESFKIFDEKDLIAIYKYLQSLPPVYNEVNEVVITEK, from the coding sequence ATGAAAACATTTTTATCCATTTTGAAGTGGACGGGCATTGTGCTCGGCAGCTTAATTCTTCTGTTGGTCATTGCTGTTTACCTGAAATTTCCACCTAAATTAGATGCTCCTTATCCTGACATTACGGCGAGTACCGACAGTTCGGTGATTGCACATGGGAAGTACTTGGTTCATGGCCCTGCACATTGTGTTACCTGTCATTCGACCAATAATAGAAATGACCTGGGAAAATTGGGTGAAAATGTTTTTGCTTTCCCCCTTTCCGGAGGGTTGGATTTCAATATGCCGGGTGCTAAAATTTATTCGAAAAATCTAACTCCTGACAAAGAAACGGGAATTGGAAGATATAATGACCGGGAAGTAGCCCGTATGATACGACATGGAGTTAACGCAAAAAATGAAATCATGTTTCCGTTTATGTCTTTTGGAAATGTGAGTGATGAAGATTTAACTGCCATTATTTCCTATCTGCGATCGTTAGAGCCTGTAAAAAATGAGATACCCGATAGTGAACTCAATTTTATCATGAAGGGGTTGATGGCTTTTTTAATAGAGCCTTATGGGCCTAAAGGAGAAGTAGCCAAATCCGTTAAAAGGGATACAACGATTGAATATGGGAGTTATCTTGCCAATTCGATAGCTGCCTGTTATGATTGCCATACCAATTTCGACATGATGACCGGTAAGTTTATCGGTAAACCTTTTTCAGGTGGAGCTAAAACTCCGAGTGTCAATGAAGATCCCAATGTATGGGTGATGTCGCCAAACTTGACTCCTGACCCAAAAACCGGAAAAATAACGCAATGGCCGCAATCTCAGTTTGTTTCAAGGATGAAGGCCGGCAGATTGGTGAAAGAAAGTATCATGCCCTGGGAGTCCTTTAAAATTTTTGACGAAAAGGACCTGATTGCCATTTATAAATATCTGCAATCGCTGCCGCCTGTTTACAACGAAGTGAATGAAGTTGTGATTACCGAAAAATAG
- a CDS encoding TonB-dependent receptor: protein MKSILYTLLAVFFTPLLLSGQESITVSGTVTDAQTKEPLIGATITVQDTAIGTTTDIYGNYQLTVKKLSTLRYSFVGYEDQTAVAGGSIAIYIALKPSELGLNPVVVSASRRREKLLDAPASISLIEAKTVKTQVAVTTTDLVNNVPGVDVMKTGIQGANVVVRGFNSLFSNDLMVLVDNRIAGIPSLRANSLQMIPNANEDIERIEILRGPASAVYGPNSINGVMHLITKSPIDEQGTRIQAGIGLRSYMSDTLPVVSAENPKFDSKNFGDRMAWSYGLRHASVIKSKNESLKMGYKISGNYFNGNDWKYKDPNEPDSIIQGIQNPNGRIELLENGQQIPSDSVAAGVRGDYVDNTRNEEISRYNLDGRFDLRFKKTGEVVLAGGWNKVSDLSFTPLGALQNIGWQYWYAQTRLRYRNLFAQFYVNGSHSGDSYFLQTGDRSIEKSKLWAAQIQHSASLLSSLKLIYGIDAFWTRPNTEGSINGRFENKDNINEYGAYLQADYRITAKLNLTAALRSDYHSVMEKIFLSPRAALQYKPNAAHAFRATVNRAFKTPGAGALFIDILQSRLPTDITVRGIGNTDGFNYSFAPNPLYENQNLAQFRTSYGNQNQYYNVGDQSINNAAWNGALDIIFSGIQQQLSQDSLLAQFADLVNLAVGLILPDTLGNVGHVVNDLNLSTRTFSPSEWKNLKNIRPMHNAAVTTYELGYKGLLGKQLFFTIDAYRSVFNNYISPATLITPVLMFNADDLSNYLAPIVAYNLENSPSPALNAALVTILDDPDREFYGLRGNGNGRADDEVVAIMSYAASQLPIGAISPDNTDGATMVIATRNIGELTVSGIDFSAAIYLSKELKFSGSYSFVDKDSIRVPDAPYGFIALNAPRHKFRVAADYALPKSGLTFGVQFRWQDGFPANSGSYIGYVNARSDLDLHFAWTPTFYPKLDLTLSVQNVYNNNTPYFVGTPNIGRFSMFRIAHSL from the coding sequence ATGAAATCAATACTGTACACATTGTTAGCAGTCTTTTTTACCCCTTTACTGCTATCGGGGCAGGAAAGCATCACGGTCAGCGGAACTGTTACAGATGCTCAAACCAAAGAACCTCTTATTGGAGCTACCATCACGGTTCAGGATACTGCTATCGGAACAACAACCGACATCTATGGCAACTATCAGCTTACGGTTAAGAAACTGAGCACGCTAAGGTATAGTTTTGTTGGATATGAAGACCAAACTGCCGTTGCGGGAGGGAGTATTGCCATATATATTGCGCTAAAACCGAGCGAACTCGGCTTGAACCCTGTGGTTGTCAGTGCTTCGCGAAGACGAGAAAAACTGCTCGATGCGCCTGCATCTATCTCGCTTATTGAAGCCAAAACCGTTAAAACTCAGGTAGCTGTAACAACCACGGATTTGGTAAACAATGTACCCGGAGTAGATGTAATGAAAACCGGTATTCAGGGTGCAAATGTCGTAGTGCGGGGATTTAATAGTTTGTTTTCAAACGATCTGATGGTATTGGTTGACAACCGGATTGCCGGAATACCCTCATTGCGTGCCAATTCTTTGCAAATGATTCCCAATGCCAATGAAGATATAGAGCGGATTGAAATATTAAGAGGACCTGCATCGGCAGTTTACGGGCCAAACAGCATCAACGGAGTCATGCACCTGATTACCAAATCTCCGATTGACGAACAGGGAACCCGCATTCAAGCAGGAATTGGATTGCGCTCTTATATGTCTGATACCTTGCCTGTTGTTTCTGCCGAAAACCCAAAATTCGATTCTAAAAATTTTGGAGACCGGATGGCCTGGAGCTATGGGTTAAGGCATGCTTCTGTCATTAAATCGAAAAACGAAAGCCTGAAAATGGGGTATAAAATTTCGGGCAATTATTTTAACGGAAACGATTGGAAATACAAAGACCCAAACGAACCCGATTCTATTATTCAGGGCATTCAAAACCCAAACGGCAGAATTGAATTATTGGAAAATGGTCAGCAAATACCCTCTGATTCAGTGGCTGCCGGTGTTAGGGGAGATTATGTGGACAATACCCGTAACGAGGAAATCAGCAGATATAATTTAGATGGAAGATTCGATTTGCGATTTAAAAAAACAGGTGAAGTTGTGCTTGCCGGCGGATGGAACAAAGTCTCCGACCTGTCTTTTACCCCACTGGGAGCTTTGCAAAACATCGGATGGCAATATTGGTATGCCCAAACCCGATTGCGCTATCGCAACTTGTTTGCTCAGTTTTATGTCAACGGAAGTCATTCCGGCGATAGTTATTTTCTGCAAACAGGCGACCGCTCTATAGAAAAATCTAAACTTTGGGCAGCCCAAATTCAACACAGCGCTTCTTTATTAAGCAGTCTTAAACTAATTTACGGAATAGATGCTTTCTGGACCCGACCAAATACCGAAGGCTCTATTAACGGAAGATTCGAAAACAAAGACAATATAAACGAATACGGTGCATACTTGCAGGCAGATTACAGAATCACCGCAAAACTCAACTTGACTGCTGCGCTTCGTTCTGACTATCACAGTGTGATGGAAAAAATTTTCCTCTCTCCGAGAGCTGCCCTGCAATATAAACCTAATGCTGCCCATGCGTTCAGGGCAACGGTGAACCGCGCTTTTAAAACACCCGGAGCCGGCGCATTGTTTATTGACATCCTTCAAAGCAGGCTGCCCACCGATATAACCGTCAGAGGAATTGGGAATACCGACGGATTTAACTATAGTTTTGCCCCAAATCCATTGTACGAAAACCAAAATCTCGCACAATTCAGAACTTCCTATGGAAATCAAAATCAATATTACAATGTGGGGGATCAAAGCATTAACAATGCAGCATGGAACGGCGCTTTGGACATAATATTCAGCGGCATTCAGCAACAGTTGAGTCAAGACAGTCTGTTGGCTCAGTTTGCCGATTTGGTCAATTTGGCGGTCGGACTCATTTTGCCCGATACATTGGGAAATGTAGGGCATGTAGTCAATGACCTCAATCTGAGTACCCGAACATTTTCACCTTCTGAGTGGAAAAACCTGAAAAACATCAGACCCATGCATAACGCCGCAGTAACAACTTATGAGTTGGGTTACAAGGGGTTGTTGGGAAAACAACTGTTTTTTACGATAGATGCCTACAGGTCAGTGTTTAACAATTACATCTCCCCTGCAACACTCATCACTCCGGTCCTCATGTTTAATGCTGATGATTTGTCCAACTACTTAGCGCCGATTGTGGCTTATAATCTCGAAAACTCTCCCTCTCCTGCCCTGAACGCCGCTTTGGTTACCATTTTAGATGACCCCGACCGGGAATTTTACGGATTGAGAGGGAACGGCAACGGCAGGGCAGATGATGAAGTGGTAGCGATTATGAGTTATGCCGCTTCACAATTGCCAATCGGAGCAATCAGTCCTGACAATACAGACGGAGCAACTATGGTGATTGCAACCCGAAACATTGGTGAACTAACTGTGAGCGGGATAGATTTTTCGGCAGCCATCTATCTATCAAAAGAACTAAAATTCAGTGGCTCTTATTCTTTTGTTGACAAAGATTCCATTCGGGTACCTGATGCACCTTACGGTTTTATTGCATTAAATGCTCCAAGACACAAATTCCGGGTAGCTGCCGATTATGCTTTACCCAAATCCGGGCTGACTTTTGGTGTTCAATTCAGATGGCAGGACGGTTTCCCTGCAAACTCGGGTTCCTATATCGGCTATGTCAATGCCCGAAGTGATTTGGACCTTCATTTTGCCTGGACACCCACTTTCTACCCAAAATTAGACCTCACCCTGTCAGTTCAAAATGTTTACAACAATAACACCCCTTACTTTGTAGGAACTCCGAATATCGGGCGATTCAGTATGTTTCGTATTGCTCATTCGCTTTGA
- the secG gene encoding preprotein translocase subunit SecG, translated as MYSFITILIILICLFIIVVVLIQNPKGGGLGAGFGGGSSNLMGGVKQTTDFLEKATWTLAAALIVLSLLSNAFLPSERPAGADDATEIENIIDK; from the coding sequence ATGTATTCGTTCATTACTATTCTAATCATCCTGATTTGCTTGTTCATTATCGTAGTTGTACTCATCCAAAACCCCAAAGGTGGCGGGTTAGGTGCAGGTTTTGGCGGAGGCTCTTCCAATTTAATGGGGGGTGTTAAACAAACTACCGATTTTCTCGAAAAAGCAACCTGGACTCTTGCTGCTGCTCTCATCGTTTTAAGTTTGCTTTCCAATGCCTTCTTGCCTTCAGAAAGACCTGCAGGTGCTGATGACGCAACTGAAATTGAAAACATTATAGACAAATAG
- the mfd gene encoding transcription-repair coupling factor has product MELRELIKQYSTDTRTRQLVSWVQVLSGARVHLSGLTGSQDAFVAAGVYWAAPQSHLFILNNKEEAAYFQNTLKNLLQSKEVLFFPDSFKKPGSIEEVNKNNVLLRTETVSKIHASATTGELLATYPQAFFEKVVNTKVLDKNTIFLKINELADINFIIELLVTYGFERTDFVYEPGQFSVRGGILDIYSFGNDLPYRIELFGDEVESIRIFDPLTQLSVRKLAQVTIVPNIQTHFTGQEKTSLFQIIPSNTVIWVKDLPALLEINQICYDKALQAIENLQNQGIVDAEEVFKGESPASNFLSSRELREDLLGFSIVEFGSERLFADSEVLEYHSKPQPSFNKNFDLLIKDLKQNESNNFTNLLFVDTPRQVNRLDQIFTDLKAHLKYYPLVTTIHEGFIDLDLNLVCYTDHQIFDRFHKYNIKQGYSKDKAITIQLLRSLQPGDYVTHIDHGVGVFSGLSKIEVAGKVQEVIRIVYKDNDLLYVGINSLHKVTKYMGKDSTPPKINKLGSDAWENVKRKAKQKIKDIAQDLIKLYAKRKAIKGYQFNRDTYLQTELEASFIYEDTPDQLKSTMDVKRDMEKPYPMDRLVCGDVGFGKTEVAIRAAAKAVADSKQVAILVPTTILALQHFKTFTERLKNFPATIDFLNRFKTSKQKTETLQKLADGKIDILIGTHAILGGKVKFKDLGLLIIDEEQKFGVAAKEKLRNFKINVDTLTLTATPIPRTLQFSLLGARDLSVINTAPPNRQPVETEVIGFDEVKIREAVNYEVYRGGQVFFVHNRVKDLAEVANMIMKLCPDVSVGMAHGQMDNDQLEERMLSFIEGKYDVLVSTNIVEAGLDVPNANTMIINNAHWFGLSDLHQLRGRVGRSNRKAFCYLISPALFTLPEDARRRLKAIEQFSELGSGFQVAMRDLDIRGAGNLLGGEQSGFIADIGYDTYHKILDETIRELKHNEFKDLFEEENQREQSFIGDCQIDTDLDMLIPDDYVSSSPERLALYTRLDNVETEEELAKFKAELSDRFGAPPKEVKELFEAVRLRWCAKKLGFDRILFKGRKLRCYFVQNQNSAYYQSPVFLNIIQHIHKNLPQAVFKQSKESFMLVFEQIKTMTEARQLLTDIQAAVVG; this is encoded by the coding sequence ATGGAATTACGAGAACTGATTAAACAATACAGCACAGATACCCGAACCCGTCAACTTGTTTCCTGGGTTCAGGTTTTATCAGGCGCACGGGTTCATCTAAGCGGACTAACCGGTTCTCAGGATGCATTTGTGGCAGCAGGTGTTTATTGGGCTGCTCCACAGTCACACTTGTTTATCCTTAATAATAAGGAAGAAGCTGCATATTTCCAGAACACCTTAAAAAACCTGCTTCAGTCAAAGGAGGTGCTTTTTTTCCCGGATTCTTTTAAAAAACCCGGCTCGATTGAAGAGGTCAACAAAAACAATGTACTGCTTCGAACCGAAACAGTGAGCAAAATCCATGCATCAGCCACTACCGGTGAATTGTTGGCAACCTATCCGCAGGCTTTTTTTGAAAAAGTAGTCAATACCAAAGTGTTGGATAAGAACACCATTTTTCTTAAAATCAACGAACTGGCCGATATCAATTTCATTATAGAATTATTGGTTACCTATGGTTTTGAACGAACCGATTTTGTTTATGAACCCGGTCAGTTTTCGGTCAGAGGAGGAATTTTAGATATCTATTCTTTTGGCAATGACCTTCCATACCGGATTGAACTCTTTGGGGATGAGGTGGAATCCATCCGGATTTTTGACCCACTCACCCAACTTTCTGTTCGCAAACTTGCACAGGTTACTATTGTCCCCAACATCCAAACCCATTTTACAGGTCAGGAAAAAACCTCCCTGTTTCAGATTATTCCCTCCAATACAGTAATTTGGGTAAAGGATTTACCGGCCCTGTTGGAAATTAACCAAATCTGTTATGACAAGGCCTTACAAGCCATTGAAAATCTTCAGAATCAGGGTATTGTAGATGCCGAAGAAGTGTTTAAAGGCGAATCTCCAGCCTCAAATTTCCTCAGTTCGAGGGAGTTAAGAGAGGATTTACTTGGGTTTTCCATCGTTGAGTTTGGTAGCGAACGGCTTTTTGCAGATTCCGAAGTTTTAGAATATCATTCTAAACCTCAGCCCTCGTTCAACAAGAACTTTGATTTGTTGATTAAAGACCTGAAACAAAACGAATCGAATAATTTTACCAACCTCCTTTTTGTAGATACCCCAAGACAGGTTAACCGTTTAGACCAGATATTTACTGACTTGAAGGCTCATTTGAAATACTACCCGCTTGTTACTACCATTCACGAAGGGTTTATAGACCTCGACCTGAATTTAGTCTGTTATACCGATCATCAGATTTTTGACCGTTTCCACAAATACAATATCAAGCAAGGATATAGCAAGGACAAAGCCATTACCATTCAATTACTTCGCTCTCTTCAACCCGGAGATTATGTTACACATATTGACCACGGGGTAGGGGTATTTTCGGGGTTGAGCAAAATAGAAGTGGCCGGAAAAGTTCAGGAGGTGATTCGGATTGTATATAAAGACAACGATTTACTTTATGTTGGGATCAATTCCCTGCATAAAGTGACGAAATACATGGGTAAAGACAGCACCCCGCCAAAGATCAACAAACTTGGTTCGGATGCCTGGGAAAATGTCAAACGCAAGGCGAAACAGAAAATTAAAGATATTGCACAGGATTTAATTAAACTCTATGCCAAAAGAAAGGCAATCAAAGGATATCAGTTTAACCGCGATACCTACCTGCAAACCGAGTTGGAGGCTTCGTTTATCTATGAAGATACTCCTGACCAACTCAAAAGCACGATGGACGTTAAACGCGACATGGAAAAACCCTACCCCATGGACAGGTTGGTATGCGGTGATGTGGGATTTGGTAAAACTGAAGTAGCTATCAGGGCAGCAGCCAAAGCCGTTGCAGATTCCAAACAAGTCGCTATTTTGGTGCCCACTACTATTTTAGCCCTTCAGCATTTTAAAACTTTTACGGAACGGCTTAAAAATTTTCCGGCTACCATAGATTTTCTAAACCGCTTCAAAACCTCCAAACAAAAAACAGAAACCTTACAAAAACTGGCAGATGGGAAAATAGATATTCTGATTGGCACCCATGCCATTTTAGGAGGCAAGGTAAAATTTAAAGACCTTGGCTTGCTAATTATTGACGAAGAACAAAAGTTTGGCGTAGCAGCAAAGGAAAAATTGCGCAATTTTAAAATTAACGTAGATACCCTAACCCTGACTGCAACTCCAATTCCACGAACGCTCCAGTTTTCACTGCTTGGGGCAAGAGATTTGTCGGTTATCAACACAGCACCTCCAAACAGACAACCTGTTGAAACAGAAGTAATTGGGTTTGATGAAGTAAAAATCCGCGAAGCCGTCAACTATGAGGTTTATCGGGGAGGTCAAGTGTTTTTTGTCCATAACCGGGTTAAAGATTTGGCCGAAGTTGCCAATATGATTATGAAACTTTGTCCGGATGTCAGTGTCGGAATGGCTCATGGTCAAATGGACAATGATCAGTTGGAAGAAAGGATGTTAAGCTTTATTGAGGGGAAATACGATGTGTTGGTTTCGACCAATATCGTCGAAGCCGGTTTGGATGTGCCCAACGCTAATACCATGATCATCAACAACGCACATTGGTTTGGTCTCAGCGACCTGCATCAGTTGCGGGGCCGGGTGGGTCGTTCTAACCGGAAAGCTTTTTGCTACCTGATCAGCCCTGCGCTTTTTACCCTTCCCGAAGATGCCCGAAGGCGGTTAAAAGCCATCGAACAATTTTCAGAACTGGGTAGTGGGTTTCAGGTTGCCATGCGCGATTTGGACATCCGTGGTGCAGGAAATCTACTGGGAGGAGAGCAAAGCGGGTTTATTGCAGATATCGGTTATGATACCTATCACAAAATTTTGGATGAAACCATCCGCGAACTGAAACATAACGAATTTAAAGACCTGTTCGAAGAGGAAAACCAACGCGAACAGTCTTTTATTGGGGATTGTCAGATTGATACCGACCTCGATATGCTCATACCTGACGATTATGTCAGCAGTTCTCCCGAACGGCTCGCCCTCTACACCCGTTTGGACAATGTCGAAACAGAAGAAGAACTTGCAAAATTCAAAGCAGAACTTTCAGACCGTTTTGGCGCTCCTCCAAAAGAGGTCAAAGAGTTGTTTGAAGCCGTAAGACTTCGCTGGTGTGCAAAAAAATTAGGCTTCGACCGCATTTTGTTCAAAGGACGCAAACTACGTTGCTACTTTGTTCAAAATCAAAATTCGGCTTATTATCAATCGCCTGTTTTTCTCAATATCATTCAGCATATTCATAAAAATTTGCCTCAGGCAGTATTCAAGCAAAGCAAAGAGAGTTTTATGCTTGTGTTTGAACAAATCAAAACCATGACCGAAGCCCGTCAGTTATTGACTGATATTCAGGCTGCTGTAGTGGGCTGA
- a CDS encoding methyltransferase, with translation MKQITLLSEAFKNLKTVGTITFSSKFLVKNIIAPIDFIKARCIVELGAGDGCITKAMLEKMHPDAILISFEVNEKFCNMIHKEVNDTRLHLVCDSAEKIGEYLQKFGFEKADYIVSSVPLVVLPKDIARNIETEVTKTLISGGTFVHLSYSPLQLKKFEKMFSSVKLHFTLLNMPPAFVYICKQAA, from the coding sequence ATGAAACAAATTACCCTGTTATCAGAAGCCTTTAAAAATCTCAAAACAGTAGGCACAATTACCTTCAGCTCAAAATTTTTGGTAAAAAACATCATTGCACCAATAGATTTTATAAAAGCCAGATGTATTGTAGAATTGGGGGCCGGAGATGGGTGCATCACTAAGGCCATGCTTGAAAAAATGCATCCCGATGCTATTTTAATCTCCTTTGAAGTAAACGAAAAATTCTGTAACATGATACACAAAGAGGTGAATGATACCCGCCTCCACTTGGTTTGTGACTCTGCCGAAAAAATAGGGGAGTATCTTCAAAAATTTGGCTTTGAAAAAGCTGACTATATCGTTTCTTCCGTTCCCTTAGTAGTCTTGCCCAAAGATATTGCACGAAACATCGAAACAGAAGTAACCAAAACACTGATTTCCGGCGGAACTTTTGTTCACCTTTCCTATTCTCCTTTACAACTTAAAAAATTTGAAAAAATGTTTTCCAGTGTAAAATTGCATTTTACTTTGCTCAATATGCCGCCTGCATTTGTATATATCTGTAAGCAGGCAGCTTGA
- the tsaD gene encoding tRNA (adenosine(37)-N6)-threonylcarbamoyltransferase complex transferase subunit TsaD: protein MSITILAIESSCDDTAAAVIQDGKLLSNVVAGQKVHEDYGGVVPELASRAHQQHIVPVVHQALKEAGVDKHDLNAIAFTVGPGLIGSLFVGSSFAKALALGLDIPLIAVNHMRAHVLAHFIEEPTPKFPFLCLTVSGGHTQIVKVTDFRTMEIIGETSDDAAGEAFDKTAKLLGLPYPGGPLIDQLAQKGNPDAFKFPDSKTSEPFGFSFSGIKTSVMYFLQKQTKANPDFIAENLHDICASVQKTIVGTLLKKFYLAAKELQITELAIAGGVSANSALRNEFEKLGVRNNLKTYIPKFEYCTDNAGMIAMAAWYQYLDRDFVSQSAVPQARFPINEV from the coding sequence ATGTCCATTACCATATTAGCCATAGAATCCTCGTGCGACGACACCGCGGCTGCCGTAATACAAGACGGAAAATTGCTGAGCAATGTGGTCGCAGGACAAAAAGTACATGAAGATTATGGCGGTGTGGTTCCGGAACTTGCATCCCGGGCACATCAACAACATATTGTGCCGGTTGTCCATCAGGCTTTGAAAGAAGCAGGTGTTGATAAACACGACCTGAATGCCATAGCATTTACTGTAGGTCCCGGTCTAATCGGATCTTTGTTTGTCGGGTCAAGTTTTGCTAAAGCATTAGCCCTTGGTTTAGACATCCCCCTCATAGCCGTCAACCACATGCGTGCCCATGTCCTGGCACATTTTATTGAAGAACCTACTCCAAAATTTCCCTTTCTATGCCTGACTGTTTCTGGCGGACATACTCAAATTGTTAAGGTAACAGATTTCAGAACGATGGAAATAATCGGTGAAACTTCAGACGATGCTGCAGGCGAGGCATTTGATAAAACTGCCAAACTATTAGGTCTCCCCTATCCCGGAGGACCTTTGATTGACCAATTGGCACAAAAAGGCAATCCCGATGCCTTTAAATTTCCGGATTCCAAAACTTCAGAACCTTTCGGTTTCAGTTTTAGCGGAATCAAAACTTCGGTCATGTATTTTTTGCAGAAGCAAACTAAAGCAAATCCCGATTTTATTGCCGAAAACCTGCACGACATTTGCGCTTCAGTACAAAAAACCATTGTCGGTACATTGTTGAAAAAGTTTTACCTCGCAGCTAAAGAGCTTCAAATAACTGAACTTGCCATTGCAGGAGGTGTATCTGCAAATTCAGCATTAAGAAACGAGTTTGAAAAGTTGGGGGTTCGCAATAACCTGAAAACCTATATTCCCAAGTTTGAGTATTGCACTGATAATGCCGGCATGATTGCCATGGCAGCCTGGTATCAGTATTTAGACCGCGACTTTGTTTCACAGTCGGCTGTTCCACAAGCCCGGTTTCCTATCAATGAGGTCTAA